The Alosa alosa isolate M-15738 ecotype Scorff River chromosome 3, AALO_Geno_1.1, whole genome shotgun sequence nucleotide sequence gggaacttGTGGGAAGACTGCATTTGGTACATTCGGGacacatctgtattgaacctaaCATCCTGTGCCTAAACGGTTGGGTATAAAcacctttacacccctagtcTGGAGCAAGGAAATATTGTGACCAGACAGACGGCCTGTGCTGGGAtgctatataatataatataatataatataatataatataatataatataatataatataatataatgggTCTTATTTGCTTTGAGGAAGCTCATTGAATAAAACCAAGAATTTCTCTCTGCCTTGCCAGGTGCTTCAGAACATTCTAGAGACCGAGACGGAATATTCCAAAGACCTGCAGAACCTTCTGTCCAATTACCTGCGCTCGCTCCAAAACACAGACAAGTGAGTTTTGTTGTCATGGAAACAGCAGTTTGACATTCCACCTGtgttatgttaaaaaaaaaaaaaaaaaaatcaagaccAACAGATTCGACACATGGCCCCCTGTTTTATGCGTCATTCCACATGATTGgggacatcatcatcatcatgatctCAATATGCTTTATCAGTATGGAGGATGCAGTATGCATCAGTATACGTTTCAGTGTGTAACAGTAACGTTTACCCAGTTACCAGGTCAACAGGGATGATTATCTTTGCCAACAAACAACTTTGCAGggggtgtttttgtttgttttcttgctTATTGCTCTCTCTAGTGTTGACATGTTTTTGTTCAGGGAAGAGTAGAGTGTTCTTTTTATTTCTTCTGCTCTGTTTGTCTAATTGAGAACATTGACTGTCCTCACACCATGCCCTGTTAAGCAGCCACGCTGGGGGTTTATCAGCcacactgttgtgtgtgtgtgtgtgtgtgtgtgtgtgtgtggtggggggtgatTAGACCTTTGTCTTTGTTCAGATCTGCATCCTCTCACTCTGCTCATAAACCAGACATATGAGTCAATATGTGATGGTGTGTCGGTCTGACCTTTTTCCATCTcccacacatttttatttttcttccgtTTCCCCCACATTCTCGACTTTACTTTCATCCTTTTGTTTACTTGTccgcttctctctcctctctttcgttctctctctctctctctctctctctctctcgctccatccCTTCCTGGTCAGGCTCAGTAGCTCAGACATCAGCGTCATCCTGGGGAATCTGGAGGAGATCAGCACGTTCCAGCAGACTCTTGTCCAGTCCCTGGAGGACATCACCAGGTAGCCCCTGCCcccccaaacacagacacacgtgcgcacacacagccacacacacacacacacacacacacacacacacacacacacacacacacacacacacatgcacatgcacgcggACACACTCACCCCCTAGCCCAGAGGCCCATCCCAGAACCCATAGCTAAAGATGCTTGAAGCTTTACCCTCCATTTATTTAGCAGTGCTTTTACCTGAAATAACTTACAGTGATTTGTTTATCAGCACTTATGCATTCTGGGAATTGCAGGACTGCCTGTCTTTGTCAGTTGGGCTAAAGAACAACTCTAAGCATTCCAGACAGATTTCCATACATTATGACACAGTAGACTTTCCCAACTTGTTTTGCTATCATCTGGCTGAACAGGGAGTGGCTGTTTTGCACTGCAGAGATTCACCACACTTTTATGCACAGTTTCCTGAGGGTATTACAGCTCACTACTGACATCTAGTGGAGAACGTTTTTAATGAACAGGTGTCAATCCCACTTCATCTAGTTCAACACTTCACAAATTAAGCCACATAAAAAATGGAAAGCCACATATGCATTTACATAATTTCCATGACAGATTCTGTAGTGTGACTAcagtgattgattgattgattgattggttggctGTCTTCCTCTCCCGTCACCAGACACCCAGAGACGCAGCAGAGGGTGGGAGGCTTCTTCCTCAAGCTCATCCCCCAGATGaagtctctgtatgtgtgctaCTGCTCCAACCACCCCTCCACTGTCAACGTTCTGATGGAGCACAGGTGCATTACGCTCCCATTCCACCCCAGGGGCTGTGCAGCGAGACTGAGGGATGTGGAAACGGGTTTATGGAAATGAGGGTTGTTGACAGGGTTTACTGTGTGCATTGTTATGTTTGGTTGCCCCCAGTTGTCGCTGTGTCCTTTCTGTCTAATAGTTCatcaaagtcaaaagtcaaagtcaaagtcaaagtcagctttattgtcaatttcttcacatgttagacatacaaagagatcgaaattacgttttccacggtgaagacaagacatattttacttccacagacaaacataacattcaagtaaacttCTTATCATAGACAGTCAAtttagtgcaaagtcaggccttAGTTCTgttttgacctgagtaatgaagaaagtggcatagtggtgcaagttatgtaagagcagcagaagtgttgtgtctgtgcaagtgtgcaagtgtgcaagtgtgcaagtgtgcaagtgtccACACTTCCCTTCTCATCTTTTCTCTTAGTCTGTcttctcttttgttttctttttttcttgccTTTTCTTCCTCATCCCCTCTTCCTTTGTCTTTCTCCTTCATTTCAGCCTCTCGtgatctctccatctgtctatgTCTTTGCCTGGCAGCTCCCTAACTCTCTCTATTGCTCTCCCTgtttttccctctgtctctctatccatcGTTCACcatccccttccctctctcttcttatcctcccctccctccctccctctctctcactccctcccttaattaaattaaataaatgaaatccCTAAATTAAAATTATCATTAACTTTTAATGGTATTATGACATTTTCAAGTGCCTGGGGGTGGTGTGATGAGATTGCAGAGGATGGGCAATCTCTTTCAGTGTGATTTGGAGACATGGGAAGGGTTTGATGATGTTAATGTGGTGTATGTCTTAGTGGTGTAATTGACGTTAGTACGGTAGACAATGATCTATTAGAGATTTGTTAAACTCTCACTctgtccctcctcccccctatcccccctcctatcctctctctctctctctctctctctctctctctctctctctctctctctctctctctcgctctctctctctctgtttctccccccctcctctctatgTGTCCAGTGAGGAGCTGGGGGAGTTCATGGAGAGTAAAGGGGCCAGCAGTCCCGGCATCCTCACCCTGACCACAGGCCTGAGTAAGCCCTTCATGAGGCTCGACAAGTACCCCACCCTGCTCAAGGAGCTTGAGAGGcacatggaggtgtgtgtgtgtgtgtgtcatgtgctaTAATTGGCTGAGAGTGGTGGAAAGTCTGTATgtttgcaagagagagagagtggtaaaGGTGTCtgagcatgttgtgtgtgtgtgtgtgagtagagtgtgtgtttttccttttttgttttcCCTTTTCCTTCTAGTCTGTCTGTCCCCAGGAGTGTGGGTATGCCCCCAGGAGACTAGAGTGTGTGtaggactgtgtatgtgtgtgtgtgcaggacagtgtatgtgtgtgtgcttcactgagaGTTCTAGAGTGTTCTTGAAAGCCTAGAGCTCCTCTCCACATAATTGGCTCATCAAGTGATGTGCTGAGATTTAACCTGCCTGCACtgcttctgtttctctctttctctcctctctctctctctctctctctctttttttttttctctctctctcaggagggTCATCCTGATAGGCCGGACATTCAGAAGTGCATGACTACATTCAAAAGCCTCTCGGTGAGTCGCTGGTCACTGTCTCTAAAtgagaaatatgtgtgttggtaAGAGCAGCCCTGTTAAACAGCAGACTGTACACATACTACACAAGTGTCTTGACAGTATAACCTTAAACTGAAGCGTTGCTATTCAATGTTATCCTATTCTGCTGTCCTGTGCACCTCCTGTATGGTCTACTTGTCAGTTTTGAACATCACTCATCATTCTGCTGTGTCATAATGGGTGTGACTTTAGTTTCCATGGAGACTGCAACTTAACGatcgcatacacacatgcacgtctgtgtgtctgcgtgtgtgcgtttcCACGGCAACAGGCGCAGTGTCAGGAGGTGCGCAAGCGCAAGGAGCTGGAGCTGCAGATCCTGACGGAGAGCATCCGGCTGTGGGAGGGCGAGGACATCCACACGCTGGGCTCCGTGCTCTACATCAGTCAGGCCATGGTGCAGAGCCACAGCTCCGAGGTGAGCAGCTCAGAGGAGCTCAGGGCCCCACCGCCACATGGGTGGCTCACAGGGCCACGACCCACTACTGCGgtgaaatatacacacacatatgcaggctGATTTAGAAGATCAATAACTCAATGCATCAAAAATGGGGAAAAACAATAAATCAGAATGTTGTGTAGTCATTTgaacaatcaatcaataaatcaatttgaaatagaaaaataggtattattattattatcagtaTTTTCAGTAGTTCTAGACTAGCATGAATGTACTGgtaattgttttgtgtttgtaggAGAGACATGAGCGCTACCTCCTGCTCTTCCCTCAcgtgctgctcctcctctctgccaGCCCCAGGATGAGTGGATTCATCtttcaggtgagagagagagagagagagagagagagaacaccaaGAGTACTTGTGAGCTGGAGAGTCTACTCTAGTGGACACAAAGACTGAGGGAATATGAAGGATGAGATGAAGATGAGGGTGAATAGAAAGAACAGAGACTggtgaaaaggaaaaaagatgAAGTTCAGCTTCAATCAATGGCAGTGCTAAGTGTTTGCTGAGAACAGCGTGTTCAGTTGGACTTAAAAAAAACCCTGTCTGGCATGCATTGTACATGGTGTGAAGAAATGGATGTTTTGATTTCTGAGTTTCAATGCGTCTCTCTCAGGGGAAGCTGCCATTGACGGGCATGATGGTGACCAAACTAGACGAGTCTGAAAGCCACAAAAATGCCTTTGAGCTGTCTGGTAAGAGTCTGAATATATACACCCACCCAACACTACTGTTGCTGTTTAGCAGAAGGTTTTGCTACTGCTAGAATGTCTTGttgaagttttttttatcttaaaatgttttattattttgagaaaaaagaTTTCATCTGACGTGTCTTGACTgattccttttgtgtgtgtgtgtgtgtgtgtgtgttgcagggagCATGTTTGAGCGGATCAGGGTGATGTGCTTCACACAGCAGGACCAGCAGGACTGGCTGGATCACCTGACGCGCCAGACCAAACACACCTCCATGACAGCACCCAGCCTCAAGCCCCTCACCGTGCCCTGCCACACGGTCAGTACCCCCCCTCCCTGGCCCTGCCAACACATTCATCCATCTGTGTCTGGAAGGATGGCAAGCTAGCATTACTTGGACACGGTCTCTAGACATTGATGCGACCTGCATCTTTCTTTATCCACAAGTCCACTACTAAATCTATTCCGTTGGTACTAGTAGACCCTTGCTTTACCTGGTCTCTCAGTTGCTATCCCGAAGAGCCTGACTGTAGTTCTAATAATAATGCATATGATGCATCATTTCCATTTTACTGTACATGAAAAATGATTACGTGCTTATATCAACCTTTTGAGGCCTCTAAAGCGTCCAACATACTCGCCACTCctgaccggtagcgcgacaatgtgacgtcgcaggagcgccgtaaccatttatactcgcgcgtggtggtcgcgatactatttgcaatattctcctgaattgCCATTGGCCTCAATGGCAGTAAAAACTACCCTCTGTGATTATACTTCAGACTTCGGTAgctgctattcacaactaccatcgtTACCAtgctttattcatcccgagggaaatttcagctagctggctggtgctgagagatgagtttgtgtaatttcctaaggtggaaagagatttttttttcatgcagatatcctttggttgaaaataaatatatttttctggATTATTATCTGAATAAATATCTATCTTTTGCTGGATTattgccatgtccctgggtcctagttctttcatcttaattccctgtgttacatctctctctggtagcttcattaacttatccagcaaactatttaaaaatcacgaactctcgctggtaacgtAGCCAAGttaatttccctctcttctcaaactGATTATTCAAACAtcatgtttatttaagatgtgggctaggctatatgaaatGCCTGAACGTGGTTGATGTCTGTATAGAGGGACGCATGCTCCCTGATCTTGGCTTCAAGCTCATCCTGCTTGTTGCGCgcatctggaaaaaaaaaacctcgtGCACGACCTGCATGCGCGAGGCTGAAATTTctcgtgcgacagaggaaatgacgcaattttgacgtcacattgtcgtgCTACCGGTCGGGAGTGGCGAGTATGTAGTACCCTTAAGTGTTCTAAATCATAATGTGTTTGACTAAAGGCCGTTTGTTTGGCTTTGATGATGAGTGCCATAATAGCagtctcctcccctctccagcTCCCATCCCACCCCCTGACTCCGTCCCGACAGTCGGAGAGCCGGGGGCTGACCGTGGGCCCTGCCTACCACACGCTGCCGCACCCCTCTTCCCACGGGGCCCCTCACAGCACCATGATGTGGGGCCCTCTGGAGCCGCCCAAGACCCAGAAGCCCTGGAGCCTCAGCTGCCTCCGCCCCGCGCCCCCCCTCAGGCCCTCCTGCTAcaactctgctgtgtgtgtgtagtgtgtgtgtgtgtgtgtgtgggggtgtgagtgtgagtgtgtggctaGGAGCATTTCTGGGTGGGAGAGATGCCCCCATCTATCTGTTTGCTTGTCTGTCGGTCTGCCCCTCTGTTGTGCTGTTTTATTATCTATTTAGCTAAATGTGACGGGGATACAGAAATATGAATTATAAAAAGATATCCGAAACGTCTTAGCACTGCCTCTGAACGTACCAGTCCATGCATAACAGCCAATTAGCTAGTCCAGAGTTTATGTGATGTAACAGATAAACATCAGCCACCATCGATAAATGTCATGTTATTTGCAGATAGGCCGATACCAGTCAACAATAGTCTGATACCAATGTTAGGATGATATGTGTGATGAATAATATATGCCAGACTTTCCTCacggtatgtatgtgtgtgtgcagcaggacCTTTCCCCAgcggtatgtatgtgtgtgtgcagcaggacCTCAGCAAAAGCCCCAAGAGCATGAAGAAGCTGCTGCCCAAGCGTAAGCCTGAGAGGAAACCATCTGATGAGGTAGTTTGTAGAACCCTACAGGCAAAGTAGTAGTGCACAGTCTTTAATGTTGTAGTTGCACGTAATGCACCCTCCCATCTCCATGGTAGAACACACAGCACCCTCCATCATAGTAGAACACAGCAGTACAGGACACAATATTGTAGTAGTGCTCAGAACACAGCACAGGACTCATTTCACAGAGTAGAACACAGCAGTACAGGACACAATATTGTAGtagtgcacatcatagtagaaCACAGCAGTACAGGACACAATAGTGTAGTGCACATCAATAGTAGAACACAGCAGTACAGGACACAATATTGTAGTAGTGCACATCAATAGTAGAACACAGCAGTACAGGACACAATATTGTAGTAGTGCACATCAATAGTAGAACACAGCAGTACAGGACACAATATTGTAGtagtgcacatcatagtagaaCACAGCAGTACAGGACACAATAGATTGTAGTGCACATCAATAGTAGAACACAGCAGTACAGGACACAATATTGTAGtagtgcacatcatagtagaaCACAGCAGTACAGGACACAATATTGTAGtagtgcacatcatagtagaaCACAGCAGTACAGGACACAATATTGTAGTAGTGCATCAATAGTCATACAGGACACAATAGAACATCAGCAGTACAGGACACAATATTTGTAGTGCACATCAATAGTGCACAGCAGTACAGGACACAATATTGTAGTAGTGAATCATAGTAGAACACAGCAATTACAGGACACAATATTGTAGTGGGCATACAGGACACAATATTGTAGtagtgcacatcatagtagaaCACAGCAGTACAGGACACAATATTGTAGtagtgcacatcatagtagaaCACAGCAGTACAGGACACAAGTTGGTTAGATCATGAATACATACAGGACTTAATCATTGCAGTACAGGACACAATATTGTAGtagtgcacatcatagtagaaCACAGCAGTACAGGACACAATATTGTAGTGCACATCAATAGTAGAACTTGATGGGGCATCCCTGCCCTGCAGTTGGTTATCATGAATACATGACTTAACATTGATACTGTGTGACCCCCCCATgtgaccccatgtgaccccCCCATgtgaccccatgtgacccccatgtgaccccatgtgaccccCCCATGTGTAAAGCTGTGTGTTGCCTTccactttctcttcctctttatcTGCCAACCCGCtcctctctccgtctcctcttctctctcattccctctcttctatctctcctttcctctcttctctctcctttcctctcttctctcatttcctttcctttcctctctttgtctacttttccctctctcttctcctactctctcctttcctctctctccttctatcgcttctctgtctctgttctttcctcttctctctctcttcctccctgctcctcctctcttctttacCTGTCCAGGTACGGCAGCTCTGGAGGAGGATGCTCAGATCCTGAAGGTGATCGAGGCCTACTGCACGAGTGCCAAGACCAGACAGACTCTCAACTcaagtatgtttacatgtgtgtacacacacacacacacactcacactcacactctcacacacttatgGTCATGTTTCTTGTTTCTGCTTTAGCTGTGCCCAAATGTGCCAGAACCAACACACTcgttgtgaatacacacacactgcacagtgtTGTTAGTAAACTTGCCACCCTAAAGATGCCTGTCCCACTGTTTCAAACTGCTCACCTGTTCTGAGGCTGGCTCTGTATAGATGTTTAACAGTGCTTTTCCTTACCCTCTTTTAACAgtatcctctcttcctcttctcttctcctcttctctcttctttcactcactctgacATCTTattgatattttttttcctcatctcaCTCTTTTTCGGGTTGTTCTGATCATCACGCCTTCATCTATTATTTAATTCATCCcttgttttattatttacacTTTCTTCATGCATCATTTCCAAAATCCGCCGtctatttaatattttatttcttcAAACCTTTTTAATTTCCATTTGGTCATTTGATCACCCCATCCCCTTTTCCTTTCCACATGGTCTGTTCGGCACCCCTCGCCATGTtcacaccccctcctcccaacaTCATATGGTTTCTCCCGCCACATCAAcgctctccacccctcccctcccctccctccaccaccaccaccaccaccacccacgtAGCATGGCAAGGGACAGATCTGATGCACAACCACGTGCTGGACCAGTCCAGTGTGGACCCTCTGGGCCACCGTAGCAGCGTGTCGCGGCAGGAGGGCAGCTCGGACCTGTCGGAGGACTCGGACTATGACAGTATATGGACGGCCCACAGTTACAGGATGGGGCCCATGACTCGTAAGAGCTGCAGCTCCTACATCTCCCACCAgaactaaaacaaacaaacaaacaaacaaacgaaaaCCAAATGATGACCTCGGCACTCCTCTCGCcccccacacactccctccACAGTGCAGTCTCTTAGACCAGTCCTTTGAGTTGGCTTcttatattgtttaattttatttgccatttatttatttgctctaTTAATCCATGTGTATTTATTCatcattgtatta carries:
- the arhgef7a gene encoding rho guanine nucleotide exchange factor 7a, whose translation is MNPAEQTVTWLITLGVLESPKKTISDPEGFLQTSLKDGVVLCRLLERLRPGTTEKIYQEPKNDNECLNNIKEFLKGCTTFRVEPFEPSDLLQGQNVTKVLSTLVALNKVTAGKQNHFLCVCVCARVSLCRIKSFESLSSQSSLARSSKSLHNQFRSLDMTENSNAQLVVKARFNFQQTNEDELSFSKGDIIHVIRTEEGGWWEGSFNGKTGWFPSNYVREIKEKPVSPKSGTLKSPPKGFDTTAISKTYYNLVLQNILETETEYSKDLQNLLSNYLRSLQNTDKLSSSDISVILGNLEEISTFQQTLVQSLEDITRHPETQQRVGGFFLKLIPQMKSLYVCYCSNHPSTVNVLMEHSEELGEFMESKGASSPGILTLTTGLSKPFMRLDKYPTLLKELERHMEEGHPDRPDIQKCMTTFKSLSAQCQEVRKRKELELQILTESIRLWEGEDIHTLGSVLYISQAMVQSHSSEERHERYLLLFPHVLLLLSASPRMSGFIFQGKLPLTGMMVTKLDESESHKNAFELSGSMFERIRVMCFTQQDQQDWLDHLTRQTKHTSMTAPSLKPLTVPCHTLPSHPLTPSRQSESRGLTVGPAYHTLPHPSSHGAPHSTMMWGPLEPPKTQKPWSLSCLRPAPPLRPSCYNSAQDLSKSPKSMKKLLPKRKPERKPSDEPAPPLFFTCPGTAALEEDAQILKVIEAYCTSAKTRQTLNSTWQGTDLMHNHVLDQSSVDPLGHRSSVSRQEGSSDLSEDSDYDSIWTAHSYRMGPMTRTRRDTGPSALFPERIIVEETKSNGQTVSEEKSLVDVVYALRDEVRELTQDNKKMKRSLEEEQRARKDLEKIVRKVLKNLNDPSWDETNL